Genomic DNA from Roseburia intestinalis L1-82:
CTGCAGCAATCTCATCGACATATTTTTTGCGGTCTTCCCTGCGGATACCGGACTCCATCATGTGTTTATCTGCGGAAACGGTCGTCAGTCTCTCATCCCACAAAATAACTTCTAACCCTGTCCGTCTCTCTAACATCTCCTGAAACTCTTTTGTCTTTTCGCAACGCTCTCCCTCTGTGTTATTCATATTTTTCGGATAACCCAGAACAATACACTCCACCTGATATTCTGCGATAATCGCTTCGATCCTCGCCAAAGTCTGGCGCAGTTTATTAGGGGACTGGCGTCTTATGATCTCCAGTCCCTGCGCAGTTAATAAAAGCTCATCGCTGACTGCCACACCGACAGTCTTTGAGCCAAAATCCAAACCTAAAATCCGCATAAACTTCCTATTCCCAATGATTATTTTTGATATAAGCCTTTAAAACTTCTTCGACCAGTTCGTCACGTTCCACTTTCATGATCAGGCTTCTTGCATTATTATGACTGGTAATATATGTGGGATCTCCAGACATAATATATCCAACAATCTGATTCACTGGATTATAGCCTTTCTCGCTCAGTGCACGATACACAATCGTAAGCACGTCACCAACCTTTAACTCCGGCTCTTTCTCCACTCTGAAATATTGTGTATTATTGATATTCTGCATATTTTTCACGCCCTTATACCTGCTATAAAAAGCATTGCTAGTTTTTATTTTAATATAGTTTGTCCTAAAATTCAACCAAAAGATAAATATCGTCTTTTAATTTTCCTTTTATCTTTCCTGTCACGAACTGATTTGCCATGTTTTTTTCTGTTTCAAACGCCACTTTGACATACTCTTTTGTGTATCCGGTAAAATATGTTTTTCCATCCACCACAAGTTCTTCCTCTAACAGTGCCGTCTTTTCTTTTCCGACATAATAATTCCGGAATTCTTCAGACATTTTCTTTTCCAGTGACAGAAGAATATTGCTTCTCTCTGTCTTTTTCTGCTCCGGCACCTGATCCGGCATCACCGCCGCCTTCGTACCTTCACGCATCGAATATTTAAAAATGTGCATCTCATAAAAATGTATTTTTTTCAGATATTCTTCTGTAATTTTAAACTCTTCTTCCGTCTCTCCCGGAAAACCAACGATCACATCGGTCGTGATCGCAGGATGCGTAAAATATTTGCGCAGCAGATCACAGCCCGCCTCATATTCTGCCGTATCATATCTGCGGTTCATCCGCTTTAAGACACTGTCACAGCCACTCTGTAAGGACAGATGGAAATGCGGACAGATCTTTGTAAGCTCCGATAAACGTTTTGCGAAATCTTCCGTCACGATACGCGGTTCTAAACTTCCAAGACGGATACGCTCGATTCCTTCGATCTCATGTACATGTTCGATCAGGGAAAGTAAAGTTTCTCCGGTATCAACTCCATAAGAACTTAAATGGATTCCGGTTAACACCACTTCTTTATATCCGCTTTTTGCAAGCCCCTTTATCTCGTTTAATACATCTTCCATTTTGCGGCTTCTGACGCGTCCTCTTGCAAACGGAATGATGCAGTAACTGCAGAACTGGTTGCAGCCATCCTGCACCTTGATAAATGCACGCGTATGCTCTGCCGTTTTCTTTAAATGCAGTTCTTCATACTCCTGTTTTTCGTGATTGATATCAACAATCTGTGCCTGTTTTGTGTGTTCTTTTTCATACTCATTCAACAGTGTAACCAATTCATGCTTCTGGTTATTTCCGATCACGATATCAATACTTTCATCCACCAATGCCTGTGCCTCTTTTGTCTGCACATAACAGCCGGCTCCCACTACAATGGCATCCGGATTCATCTTTTTTGCACGGTGGAACATCTGTCTTGATTTACGGTCTGCCATATTGGTTACGGAACAGGTATTGATCACATATACGTCTGCAATTTCCGTAAAAGGAACAATCTCATAACCTGCATTTTCAAGGATCTGCTGCATAGCTTCCGTCTCATATGCATTTACTTTACACCCCAGATTGTGCAGTGCTGCTTTTTTCATTTTTTACCTCCATAATATCTATTTACTTGTTGACTTTTCCACGGAAAACCATTACTATAAAGATAACTTTAACAGCTAATTTTAAGGAGGTTTTTCATCATGAAAACAGTACAGATTTCTTTAAATTCTATCGACAAAGTGAAATCATTTGTCAATGCGATCACACAGTATGAGTATGATTTCGATTTAATCTCCGGTAGATACGTTATCGACGCAAAATCCATCATGGGTATCTTCAGCTTAGACTTATCCAAACCGATCGATTTAGCAATCCATGCTGAAGCTAATGTTGATGAGATTATGGAAACATTAAAACCATACTTAATCTAATCACAGATCAGATGTCATACCATTTACGGTGTCACATAGATGGAACATAAACCACAGGTTATATACCTGTGGTTTTTTGTTGTCCTTTTATTGTGGTGCCCTGATCAAAAGATGTATCGAAAAATAAACTGCCTGCATTTCTGACACATCTTTCGCCCCGGAACCCGTTTTCTACGCTTCGATATGGATCACTTCGACCGTATCAATCGCTTTCTGCATCAATTCATCGATCTTCTCAGAAAGTTTCTTCTCATCATTATGAATCACATTCAGGCTCGGTTTTGTGACCGGATGTTTTGCAACGAAAATGGTACAGCAGTCCTCAAACGGAAGGATCGATGTCTCATATGCATCGATCTTCTCAGAGATCTCAACAATCTCCTGCTTGTCAAAACCAATTAACGGACGGTATACCGGCATCGTGCAGACCTCATTTGTCGCTGCAAGCGACTGCATAGTCTGGCTTGCCACCTGACCGATACTTTCTCCTGTGATCAGACCCAGACATTTATTTTCTTTTGCAAAATGCTCTGCTAACTTCATCATATAACGGCGCATAATGATCGTTAACTCCTCATGCGGACACTGCTCGTAGATATAAAGCTGGATATCCGTAAAGTTGACAACATGCAAGTTGATCGGTCCGGAATATTTTGCAACGATCTTTGCAAGATCCACAACCTTCTGTTTTGCACGCTCTGAGGTATAAGGCGGTGCATGGAAATAAGTCGCATCGATCGTCACGCCGCGTTTCGCGATCATATAACCTGCAACCGGGCTGTCAATTCCACCGGAAAGCAGTAACATTGCCTTTCCGTTTGTGCCGACCGGCATACCGCCCGGTCCCGGAATAACCGTTGAATATACATTGATCTGATTACGGATCTCCACGTTGATCACAACTTCCGGTTTGTGCACATCCACGCGTGTCTCAGGGAATGCATTTAAAATGCGCTCTCCAAGCTGTGCATTGATCTCCATGGACTCAAGCGGATAATTTTTGCGCGCTCTTCTCGCATTTACCTTGAAGGTAAAATGCTTGTCCGGATAAGCCTCATCAATATGATGGATCACTTCTTCTGCTAATTTGTCAAATCCCTCGTCCTCTAAAATAACAACCGGACAGATTCCGACGATACCAAATACACATTTTAATGCTTCTACCGCCTCGTCGTAATCATATTCGCCATCCATCTCGATATAGATTCTTCCCTGCTCCTTGCGGATGCGGAAAGTTCCGTCTACTTTCTTTAACGCATGATTCATCTGGCTGACTAATGCATCCTCAAACAGATAACGGTTTTTTCCTTTGATTGCAATTTCTGCATATTTTATCAAAAATGCTTTGTACATATTTTTTCCCTTTCTATCTTTACGATCAATGTCTGGTAAATTTCCTGCGGAACGGAATGATTTCTTTTAACTGTTCGATCGCATAATCAATTTCCGCTTCCGTTGTATTGACACAGAAGCTGAAACGGATCGTTCCCTCTAAATCCGCTTTTTTCAGTCCGATTCCCTGCAGGGTTTTACTCGGTGCCGGTTTATTTGATGAGCAGGCACTTCCCGCGGAGACATAAATTTCTTTTTCCTCAAGTGAATGCAGCATGACTTCGCTCCGCACGCCCTGGATCGTGACGCTTACAATCTGCGGTGCAGAATCCTCACCGGTCTTTCCGTTAATCGTCACACCCTCGATCTTTGTCACTTCCTCAATAAAGTGCTTTTTCAACGCATACATATGTGCAATCTTTTCATCAAAATTCTCGTAGATCTCCATGGCAGCCTCTCCAAGTGCCGCTGCTCCAGGAACATTCTCTGTGCCGGAGCGCATGCCTTTCTGCTGTCCGCCGCCGTAAATAATCGGTTTAATCTTTGTTTTGTCTTTGATATATAAAAATCCGGTTCCCTTTGGCGCATGAATTTTGTGACCGCTGACCGAGAGCAGATCAATCCCAAGTTTTTTCGGACAGATACGGTATTTTCCATATGCCTGAATCGCATCCACATGGATGATCGTATTCGGATTCTTTTCTTTTACGATTTTTGCAGCCTCTGCAATCGGTTCTACCGCACCGATCTCATTATTGACCATCATCATGGATACAAGGATCGTGTCCTCACAGACTGCATCGCGCAGTTCATCCAGTGAGATCTGTCCGTTTTCGTCTACCGTAAGATAAGTCACACGAAAACCCTGTTCTTCTAAATATGCCAGCGGTGAAAGCACCGATGCATGCTCGATCGATGTTGTGATAATATGGTTTCCCGCGCGTTTATTTGCAAGCGCCGTTCCAATCAGTGCCATATTATTTGATTCTGTACCACCTGAGGTAAAAAGGATTTCTTTTTCATCCGCTTTTAGTGTTTTTGCAATCCGCTCTTTTGCCTCTTTGATATAACGTTCCGCCACAACTCCCATTGTATGAAGTGACGAAGGATTTCCATAATCCTCCATCAACACTTTTACCATCAGATCTTTCGCACGTTCACTGCAGCGTGTCGTTGCTGAATTATCCAGATATGCCTGCATTTTGTTACTCCTGTTCTGCACATTTTTCTCTGTGTGCACAAAACTTTATATATGTTGCATTTTAATCTTCATTTCTGCGCTATCTCTTCGCACTGTTTTCATTCTGTGTATGTCCGCGCCCATCAATTTTGAAACAAATTCATTCGGCCGCTAAATCACAGTCAGGCTAATTTGATTTTTCCAGGCACGACGTTTCGATATGATACATCAGGATCGCAAGTGTCGTAAATCCTGCCGTCTCGGTGCGAAGGATACGGCTGCCAAGTGAGATCAGTTTCATCTCACCTTTTACCGCTTCGATTTCTTCCGGTGCAAAACCGCCCTCCGGTCCGATAAAAATACCGATGGACTCTCCCGGTCTGACCGCCTCTACCGCCTCTCTCGTTGCCGCCATGCCGCGCTCATTTTCATAGGGAACCAGCTTTTGGTCAAGTTTCATTGCATATGCCACAGCTTCTTTATAGCTCACAGGTTCTGAAACTTTTGGGATCAGACTGCGCTTTGACTGTTTTGCTGCACTCTCCGCAATGCCTTGCCAGCGTGCTGTCTTTGCCGCCGCCTTTTTTGCATCCAGTTTCACCACACAGTTTTTCATTGCAACCGGGATGATCTCATACACACCAAGTTCGACCGCCTTTTGGATGATCAGTTCCATCTTGTCATTTTTCGGCAGTCCCTGAAACAGATAGATCCGGTTCGGCAGTTCGGTTCCGGTCTCGTCTTTTTCTAAAATCGACGCGCGCACAAAGGAATCCTCGATTTCTGCAATTTCACAGAAATAATTTTCCCTTGCCGGTCCGCTGATGCGGATCTTTTCTCCCGGCTTCATGCGCAGTACATTTTTGATATGATTGACATCACTGCCCTCGATCATCACAGAATCTTTCCCGATCTGTCCGCTCTCCACAAAAAACTGATACATTTTTCTAATGCCTTTCTGTTCGTTGCTGCTGATTACGCTGCTTATCTCTTCTGTGCGGTGATATTGACCCACTCACCCTGATGATTGATCTCAACCACGGTAAGACCTGCTTTTTCAATCGCTTCTTTCACCTGATCTTCCTTGAAATCAATGATACCTGAAGTGATAAAGTAACCGCCTTTTTTCAGGCGCGCCGGAATGACCGGAGCCATTGGAATAATGACATCTGCAAGAATATTTGCAACAACAATATCATACTCCTCTGTACCGACTTTCTCCTGCAGTTCTACGTCGTCGATCAGGTTGCCGACATAAAATATTCCAAGTCTGCTGTCTAAATGGTTAACCTCAAAATTCTCATGTGTCGAAGTCATGCAATCCGGGTCAAGGTCAGTTCCAACCACCTCGGATGCACCAAGTTTTAATGCCACGATGGAAAGAATTCCACTTCCGCAGCCGACATCTAATACTTTCGGTGTTTTATTCTCCGGTGTATATTCCGCATTACCACGGATATATTTTAAAAGCTGGCAGATACACAGCTGCGTTGTTTCATGTTTTCCGGTTCCAAAAGAAACACCAGGATCGATCTCAATTAAGAATTTGTCCTTATCTTCCTCTTTTAATTCTTCCCAGGTTGGTTTGATCAAAATATCCTCAATGTAAAATGAGCTGAAAAACTTTTTCCAGTTGTTGATCCAGTCAAGGTCTTCCGTCTGGTCAGAGGTGATGACGCCGCTTCCGACATCCACGATCTTGCGGAGATCTTCAAGTGCGATTTTGACCTGTTTTAATAATTCCGTGTAGTCCTCTCCATTATCCTCCAAATAAAAGCTGACGTGACTCACACCGTCATCCGGTGGAAGTTCCGGCAGAAAGTCGATGAACATATCCGCCTGGTCTTCCTTGGAAAGCGGAATATTGTCTTCAATCTCCACTCCCTCGATCCCTAAATCTGCCAGCATGGCACTCATGTAATCTTCCGCTGCAGTTGTCGTTTCTATTGTATATTTATTCCACTTCATACAAATTCTCCATTTCTGTGCTGCTTCTCCATGGTTACTATTCAGACACAAGCCTGATATCTGCTGTCAGGCTGTGTGCCATAGAGTATATTTCCGTTTACACATAGCTATTTGGTATGATAACACAAAATCGGGGATTTGGCAAAATAAACGTATTTTTTCTTTTGGGGATGGGGATACTGTGGGGTGTTAGGAAAAAGAGGATCAGTAGTTTGTGGCAGTAGCGGTCCGGGGGTGGTAAATCGCGCAAAGCTGAGAATGGTTTTTCTTATTTTCGTACAACGGAAACAAAACCAGAATCAGCTTTGCGCAATTTACCACTCACTACCCCCATACACCTTTTGACTCATAACCCCAAAAAAAGGAGGAAACACGCAATGCACTTCGAAAAAGACGATATCCCACCAGGATTTGGAATGCTGTTAGGACGAAACGAAAATGCGATGAAATGTTTTTCCGGAATGACAGACACGGAGAAAGAAGATGTGATCAGACAGGCTCAGGCTGCAAGATCTACCGACGATATTGCTCAAATCATAGAATGCACGCTCCGCTAATGCCCTGTAAAAGTAAAACAACCGGCAGGGATACCCCAGCCGGTCTATTGGATTACAATACTTTGGATAAAAATTCCTGCAGTCGCGGACTCTTCGGATTTGAAAAGATCTCCTGTGGAGTGTTCTCCTCCTGGATAACACCATCATTGATGAACATGACACGGTTTGCAACCTCGCGGGCAAATCCCATCTCATGTGTGACGACTACCATGGTCATGCCGTCTGCCGCAAGTTCTTTCATAACGTTAAGTACCTCGCCGACCATCTCCGGATCGAGTGCAGATGTCGGTTCATCGAATAAAATGATGTCCGGGTTCATGGCAAGGGAACGCACGATGGCAATACGCTGTTTCTGTCCACCGGAAAGCTGCGCCGGGTAGGCATCTGCTTTGTCGGCGAGTCCGATGCGTGCTAAGAGGTCTTCCGCCTTTTTCGCAGCTTCCTCTTTGGTCATTTTTCCGAGTTTGACCGGAGCCAGCATAATATTTTCACGGATAGTCATATTCGGGAACAGATTAAACTGCTGAAATACCATTCCGATTTTTTCACGGACATGATTGATATCCACGGATGCGTCTGTCATGTCTGTGCCCTCGAACAATACATGACCACTTGTCGGAACCTCAAGCAGATTTAGAGAACGCAGGAAAGTTGATTTTCCGCAGCCGGATGGACCGATCAGTGCCAGAACATCTCCTTTTTTGATGGTTGTGGAGATACCTTTTAATACTTCGTGATCTCCATAGGATTTATGCAGATCATTTACCTCAAGAATGACTGTATTATCGCTCATTGCTTCTTAACTTCCTTTCTAACAGATTTACCACTTTGCTCAGTCCCATTACCATGATAAGGTAAATCAGGGCAACTGCGATCAGCGGCATAAATGCCTCATAAGTTACACTTCGTATGATATCTCCACCTTTGGTCAGATCCATAAGGCCGATGTAGCCACTGATGGACGTCTCTTTTAAAAGACTGATAAACTCATTGCAGAGTGCCGGCAGGATATTTTTTACCGCCTGCGGCAGGATGATCGACATCATGGTCTGCTTGTAATTAAGACCCAGGCTTCGTCCGGCTTCAAACTGTCCGATAT
This window encodes:
- the ruvX gene encoding Holliday junction resolvase RuvX, translated to MRILGLDFGSKTVGVAVSDELLLTAQGLEIIRRQSPNKLRQTLARIEAIIAEYQVECIVLGYPKNMNNTEGERCEKTKEFQEMLERRTGLEVILWDERLTTVSADKHMMESGIRREDRKKYVDEIAAVFILQGYLDYRSMHVEK
- a CDS encoding IreB family regulatory phosphoprotein, which codes for MQNINNTQYFRVEKEPELKVGDVLTIVYRALSEKGYNPVNQIVGYIMSGDPTYITSHNNARSLIMKVERDELVEEVLKAYIKNNHWE
- the mtaB gene encoding tRNA (N(6)-L-threonylcarbamoyladenosine(37)-C(2))-methylthiotransferase MtaB, with the translated sequence MKKAALHNLGCKVNAYETEAMQQILENAGYEIVPFTEIADVYVINTCSVTNMADRKSRQMFHRAKKMNPDAIVVGAGCYVQTKEAQALVDESIDIVIGNNQKHELVTLLNEYEKEHTKQAQIVDINHEKQEYEELHLKKTAEHTRAFIKVQDGCNQFCSYCIIPFARGRVRSRKMEDVLNEIKGLAKSGYKEVVLTGIHLSSYGVDTGETLLSLIEHVHEIEGIERIRLGSLEPRIVTEDFAKRLSELTKICPHFHLSLQSGCDSVLKRMNRRYDTAEYEAGCDLLRKYFTHPAITTDVIVGFPGETEEEFKITEEYLKKIHFYEMHIFKYSMREGTKAAVMPDQVPEQKKTERSNILLSLEKKMSEEFRNYYVGKEKTALLEEELVVDGKTYFTGYTKEYVKVAFETEKNMANQFVTGKIKGKLKDDIYLLVEF
- a CDS encoding HPr family phosphocarrier protein; the protein is MKTVQISLNSIDKVKSFVNAITQYEYDFDLISGRYVIDAKSIMGIFSLDLSKPIDLAIHAEANVDEIMETLKPYLI
- the thiI gene encoding tRNA uracil 4-sulfurtransferase ThiI, whose product is MYKAFLIKYAEIAIKGKNRYLFEDALVSQMNHALKKVDGTFRIRKEQGRIYIEMDGEYDYDEAVEALKCVFGIVGICPVVILEDEGFDKLAEEVIHHIDEAYPDKHFTFKVNARRARKNYPLESMEINAQLGERILNAFPETRVDVHKPEVVINVEIRNQINVYSTVIPGPGGMPVGTNGKAMLLLSGGIDSPVAGYMIAKRGVTIDATYFHAPPYTSERAKQKVVDLAKIVAKYSGPINLHVVNFTDIQLYIYEQCPHEELTIIMRRYMMKLAEHFAKENKCLGLITGESIGQVASQTMQSLAATNEVCTMPVYRPLIGFDKQEIVEISEKIDAYETSILPFEDCCTIFVAKHPVTKPSLNVIHNDEKKLSEKIDELMQKAIDTVEVIHIEA
- a CDS encoding cysteine desulfurase family protein, which translates into the protein MQAYLDNSATTRCSERAKDLMVKVLMEDYGNPSSLHTMGVVAERYIKEAKERIAKTLKADEKEILFTSGGTESNNMALIGTALANKRAGNHIITTSIEHASVLSPLAYLEEQGFRVTYLTVDENGQISLDELRDAVCEDTILVSMMMVNNEIGAVEPIAEAAKIVKEKNPNTIIHVDAIQAYGKYRICPKKLGIDLLSVSGHKIHAPKGTGFLYIKDKTKIKPIIYGGGQQKGMRSGTENVPGAAALGEAAMEIYENFDEKIAHMYALKKHFIEEVTKIEGVTINGKTGEDSAPQIVSVTIQGVRSEVMLHSLEEKEIYVSAGSACSSNKPAPSKTLQGIGLKKADLEGTIRFSFCVNTTEAEIDYAIEQLKEIIPFRRKFTRH
- a CDS encoding RsmE family RNA methyltransferase produces the protein MYQFFVESGQIGKDSVMIEGSDVNHIKNVLRMKPGEKIRISGPARENYFCEIAEIEDSFVRASILEKDETGTELPNRIYLFQGLPKNDKMELIIQKAVELGVYEIIPVAMKNCVVKLDAKKAAAKTARWQGIAESAAKQSKRSLIPKVSEPVSYKEAVAYAMKLDQKLVPYENERGMAATREAVEAVRPGESIGIFIGPEGGFAPEEIEAVKGEMKLISLGSRILRTETAGFTTLAILMYHIETSCLEKSN
- the prmA gene encoding 50S ribosomal protein L11 methyltransferase translates to MKWNKYTIETTTAAEDYMSAMLADLGIEGVEIEDNIPLSKEDQADMFIDFLPELPPDDGVSHVSFYLEDNGEDYTELLKQVKIALEDLRKIVDVGSGVITSDQTEDLDWINNWKKFFSSFYIEDILIKPTWEELKEEDKDKFLIEIDPGVSFGTGKHETTQLCICQLLKYIRGNAEYTPENKTPKVLDVGCGSGILSIVALKLGASEVVGTDLDPDCMTSTHENFEVNHLDSRLGIFYVGNLIDDVELQEKVGTEEYDIVVANILADVIIPMAPVIPARLKKGGYFITSGIIDFKEDQVKEAIEKAGLTVVEINHQGEWVNITAQKR
- a CDS encoding amino acid ABC transporter ATP-binding protein, which produces MSDNTVILEVNDLHKSYGDHEVLKGISTTIKKGDVLALIGPSGCGKSTFLRSLNLLEVPTSGHVLFEGTDMTDASVDINHVREKIGMVFQQFNLFPNMTIRENIMLAPVKLGKMTKEEAAKKAEDLLARIGLADKADAYPAQLSGGQKQRIAIVRSLAMNPDIILFDEPTSALDPEMVGEVLNVMKELAADGMTMVVVTHEMGFAREVANRVMFINDGVIQEENTPQEIFSNPKSPRLQEFLSKVL